A genomic window from Shewanella vesiculosa includes:
- the yghU gene encoding glutathione-dependent disulfide-bond oxidoreductase, translating to MTNQYTPPKVWQNNTNGANKWASINSPESGARFDKQLPVGKHSLQLYSLGTPNGQKVTILLEELLALGIKEAEYDAYLINIGEKDQFSSGFVAVNPNSKIPALLDKSADEDVTVFESASILVHLAEKFDQFLPKDGKARTQTFNWLFWAQGSAPFLGGGFGHFYAYADEKQEYPINRFAMEVKRQLDVLDKQLASNTFVTGEEYTIADIAIWPWYGNLVLGNLYSAAEFLDVASYKNVTRWANEVLARPAVQRGKIVNTSWGEPWEMLPNRHSAADIDAALALKP from the coding sequence ATGACTAACCAATATACTCCACCTAAAGTTTGGCAAAATAATACCAATGGAGCTAACAAGTGGGCGAGCATTAATAGCCCTGAGTCAGGTGCCAGATTCGATAAACAACTGCCTGTCGGTAAGCATTCTTTACAACTCTATTCCCTTGGTACACCCAACGGGCAAAAAGTGACTATTTTGTTAGAAGAGTTACTTGCATTAGGTATTAAAGAAGCGGAATACGATGCTTATCTGATTAACATCGGAGAAAAAGATCAATTTTCGTCAGGGTTTGTTGCAGTCAATCCAAACTCAAAAATTCCTGCTTTATTGGATAAATCTGCTGATGAAGATGTGACAGTGTTTGAATCAGCTTCAATTTTGGTTCATCTAGCAGAGAAATTTGACCAATTCCTGCCTAAAGATGGCAAAGCCAGAACGCAAACATTTAACTGGCTGTTCTGGGCCCAAGGCTCTGCCCCATTCCTTGGCGGTGGTTTTGGTCATTTTTACGCTTATGCTGATGAAAAGCAGGAATACCCGATTAACCGTTTTGCAATGGAAGTGAAACGCCAATTAGATGTGTTGGATAAACAATTGGCAAGTAACACCTTTGTAACCGGTGAAGAATACACTATTGCAGACATCGCCATATGGCCTTGGTATGGCAACTTAGTCTTGGGTAATTTATACAGTGCCGCTGAGTTTTTAGATGTTGCCAGCTATAAAAATGTAACTCGTTGGGCCAATGAAGTATTAGCTCGCCCGGCTGTTCAACGTGGCAAAATAGTTAACACTTCATGGGGCGAACCATGGGAAATGTTACCAAATCGTCACAGTGCAGCAGACATTGATGCCGCATTAGCATTAAAGCCTTAA
- a CDS encoding FAD-dependent oxidoreductase: protein MSFPHLLEPLDLGFTKLKNRVLMGSMHTGLEEEKGGFEKLAAFYKERAQGGVGLIVTGGIAPNLRGRLAPHACQLSFSWQVGKHKIVTDAVHEAGGKICMQILHAGRYSYHPFSLAPSKVKSPITPFTPSAMSARQVRSTIKDYATSAALAKKAGYDGVEVMGSEGYLINQFISSRTNKRSDEWGGSYENRVKFPIEIVNAIRHKVGSDFIIVFRLSMLDLVDNGSTWDEVVQLAKSLEQAGVSIINTGIGWHEARVPTISTSVPRGAFSWVTEKLKQEVKIPLIATNRINTPEIGEAIIASGQADMVSMARPFLADAEFVNKAAANTPELINTCIGCNQACLDHTFSMKRATCLVNPRACYETEINFLPTIHKKRIAVMGAGPAGMAFSVYAASRGHEVVLFEAKSEVGGQFNLARKIPGKEEFNETIRYFMNQIRLHKVELRLNTKLDAAVLATEKFDEVVIASGVVPRALKLPGFDNPKVVDYQQVLTGQVEIGKTVALIGAGGIGFDMAHFLCELESSTLQPDKWLKQWGIDKTYQHAGGLTAEAEHVPGREVYLLQRKTTKMGKGLGKTTGWIHRSVLKQHQVHMKTGVSYEKFDEQGLHIKVGEQSEILAVDNVVLCAGQMSNLSLVDEMKSSGLPVHLIGGVDVAAELDAKRAIRQGAELAMSI, encoded by the coding sequence ATGTCGTTTCCACACTTATTAGAACCTTTAGATCTCGGCTTTACAAAGCTGAAAAACCGCGTGTTGATGGGCTCAATGCACACGGGTTTAGAAGAAGAAAAAGGCGGATTTGAGAAACTGGCAGCTTTTTATAAAGAGCGTGCTCAAGGTGGCGTAGGGTTAATCGTTACTGGCGGTATCGCACCTAATTTGCGCGGCCGTCTTGCGCCACATGCTTGTCAATTAAGCTTTTCTTGGCAAGTCGGTAAACATAAAATCGTCACCGATGCCGTGCATGAAGCGGGCGGTAAAATCTGTATGCAAATTTTGCATGCGGGCCGTTACAGTTATCATCCTTTTAGTTTAGCGCCGAGCAAAGTTAAATCACCTATTACCCCTTTTACTCCTTCAGCGATGTCTGCACGCCAAGTGCGCTCAACCATTAAGGATTACGCAACCAGTGCCGCCTTGGCAAAAAAAGCCGGTTATGATGGTGTTGAAGTGATGGGCTCTGAAGGGTATCTAATCAATCAATTTATCAGTTCGCGTACCAATAAACGCAGTGATGAATGGGGTGGCAGTTATGAAAATCGGGTTAAATTCCCGATTGAAATCGTCAACGCTATTCGACACAAGGTTGGCAGTGATTTTATTATTGTGTTCCGCTTATCGATGCTCGACTTAGTCGACAATGGCTCAACGTGGGACGAAGTGGTACAGCTGGCTAAATCCCTTGAACAAGCGGGCGTGAGTATTATTAATACTGGCATCGGTTGGCATGAAGCGCGTGTTCCGACCATTTCGACCAGTGTGCCGCGTGGTGCATTCTCTTGGGTGACTGAAAAACTCAAACAAGAAGTCAAAATACCGTTAATCGCCACGAACCGAATTAATACCCCAGAAATTGGCGAGGCAATTATTGCCTCGGGTCAAGCTGACATGGTGTCAATGGCCCGACCATTTTTAGCTGATGCTGAGTTTGTGAATAAAGCTGCTGCCAATACCCCTGAATTGATTAATACTTGCATTGGTTGTAATCAGGCGTGTTTGGACCATACCTTTTCGATGAAACGAGCAACCTGTTTAGTTAATCCTCGCGCTTGTTATGAAACCGAAATTAATTTTCTACCTACCATCCATAAAAAGCGCATTGCTGTTATGGGGGCGGGCCCAGCAGGTATGGCTTTCTCTGTTTATGCTGCGTCTCGTGGTCATGAGGTCGTATTATTTGAAGCCAAGTCAGAGGTTGGTGGTCAGTTTAATTTGGCCCGTAAAATACCGGGTAAAGAAGAGTTTAACGAAACCATTCGATACTTTATGAATCAAATTAGGCTACATAAGGTTGAATTGCGTCTTAACACTAAATTAGATGCAGCGGTATTAGCTACTGAGAAATTCGATGAAGTGGTCATTGCTTCAGGTGTTGTCCCTCGCGCTTTAAAACTACCGGGTTTTGATAATCCTAAAGTGGTCGATTATCAACAAGTATTAACTGGCCAAGTTGAGATTGGTAAAACCGTAGCGCTAATTGGTGCTGGCGGTATCGGTTTTGACATGGCGCATTTCTTATGTGAATTAGAATCGAGCACCTTGCAACCCGATAAATGGTTAAAACAGTGGGGCATTGATAAGACCTATCAACACGCTGGCGGATTAACTGCAGAAGCTGAACATGTCCCTGGTCGTGAAGTGTATTTATTGCAACGTAAAACCACCAAAATGGGTAAAGGCTTAGGTAAAACAACCGGCTGGATCCATCGTAGTGTGTTAAAACAGCATCAGGTTCACATGAAAACTGGTGTAAGTTACGAAAAGTTTGATGAGCAAGGGCTGCATATTAAAGTCGGCGAACAATCTGAAATTCTGGCTGTTGATAACGTGGTGTTGTGTGCAGGACAAATGTCTAATCTCAGTCTGGTTGATGAAATGAAGAGCAGTGGCTTGCCAGTGCACCTAATTGGCGGGGTAGATGTAGCTGCAGAATTAGACGCTAAACGGGCTATCCGTCAAGGCGCTGAGCTTGCCATGAGCATCTAA
- a CDS encoding YeaC family protein: MNDINKVIDEMPEEVYLRLLSASELGKWDDGTVLTQPQRESTLQVVMLYQARKLQQTEHFTIGAGGNINELSKSELKKQFKGDPIAEFKEADL; this comes from the coding sequence ATGAACGATATCAATAAAGTCATTGATGAAATGCCTGAAGAAGTATACCTGCGCCTATTGTCTGCGTCTGAGTTAGGTAAGTGGGACGATGGTACAGTATTAACTCAGCCTCAGCGTGAATCGACTTTGCAAGTAGTGATGTTGTATCAAGCACGTAAGCTTCAGCAAACTGAACATTTTACTATTGGTGCGGGTGGGAATATTAATGAGTTGTCTAAATCAGAGCTGAAAAAACAGTTTAAAGGCGATCCTATCGCCGAGTTTAAAGAAGCTGATTTATAA
- a CDS encoding zinc ribbon domain-containing protein: MALVACPKCQKRISSLAKQCQHCKTALDGNTESLKIISHIERSNSLMTQSFIFLTLFIAGVVVWFWGGEPAQGTTSYLAIASFVIGFTGYLITRVRIVLHKRKSV, encoded by the coding sequence ATGGCCTTAGTTGCATGCCCTAAATGTCAAAAGCGTATTTCAAGTCTGGCTAAACAATGTCAACATTGTAAAACAGCCTTGGATGGTAATACTGAGTCTTTAAAAATTATCAGTCATATTGAGCGTTCTAATAGCTTAATGACCCAAAGCTTTATTTTTCTGACATTGTTTATCGCAGGGGTTGTCGTGTGGTTTTGGGGAGGAGAGCCTGCTCAGGGCACAACTTCTTATCTCGCGATTGCAAGTTTTGTTATTGGCTTTACGGGCTATCTTATTACCCGAGTCAGAATAGTGTTACATAAACGGAAATCAGTATGA
- a CDS encoding M14-type cytosolic carboxypeptidase, which produces MRITANFDGGNINVINIDKHDDIQLAIRPDFGGEFYQWFNFRLEGEVGQTYTLNIINAGDASYPKGWEDYQAVASYDRQTWFRLPTQYVDGKLTIHAELDCEAIQIAYFAPYSYERHLDLISEVQLHPAVSLEHLGLTLDGRDMSLLKIGDANPDKKNIWITARQHPGETMAEWLVEGLLNQLLDSDCPTSKALLDKANFYIVPNMNPDGSARGHLRTNAVGTNLNREWQTPSLEKSPEVYYVVNKMHQTGVDLFYDVHGDEGLPYVFLAGCEGVPNYNDKMAALQQQFLSALTIASADFQTEFGYDKDEPGQANLTVGSNWVANTFSCLSNTLEMPFKDNANLADPFVGWSPERCVYLGEASLVAMLAVVEQL; this is translated from the coding sequence ATGCGGATTACAGCAAACTTCGACGGCGGCAACATTAACGTCATTAATATTGATAAACACGACGATATACAACTCGCCATTCGTCCCGACTTCGGCGGTGAGTTTTATCAGTGGTTTAACTTTCGTCTAGAAGGTGAAGTTGGCCAGACATATACCCTTAATATTATCAATGCAGGTGATGCCTCATACCCGAAAGGCTGGGAAGATTACCAAGCGGTTGCCAGTTATGATCGTCAAACTTGGTTCAGATTGCCAACCCAATATGTTGATGGCAAGTTAACCATTCACGCAGAGCTAGATTGTGAAGCGATTCAAATTGCCTATTTTGCTCCTTATAGCTACGAGCGTCATTTAGATTTAATCAGCGAAGTACAATTGCATCCAGCTGTCAGTCTTGAGCACCTTGGGTTAACCCTCGATGGTCGTGACATGAGTTTGCTTAAAATTGGTGATGCTAATCCTGATAAGAAAAATATCTGGATCACTGCGCGTCAACATCCTGGCGAGACCATGGCTGAATGGCTAGTCGAAGGCTTGTTAAATCAATTGCTTGATAGTGATTGCCCAACGTCCAAAGCGTTGTTAGACAAAGCCAATTTTTACATTGTGCCTAATATGAACCCAGATGGTAGCGCTCGTGGGCATTTACGGACGAATGCCGTTGGTACCAATCTTAATCGCGAATGGCAGACTCCGAGCTTAGAGAAAAGTCCTGAGGTGTATTATGTCGTCAATAAAATGCACCAAACAGGTGTTGATTTGTTTTACGATGTTCATGGCGATGAAGGTCTGCCTTATGTGTTCTTAGCGGGCTGTGAAGGTGTACCAAACTACAACGATAAAATGGCCGCATTACAACAACAATTCCTGAGTGCATTAACGATTGCCAGTGCTGATTTCCAAACAGAGTTTGGTTACGACAAGGATGAACCGGGGCAAGCTAATTTAACCGTAGGGTCTAACTGGGTAGCGAATACATTCAGTTGTTTATCAAACACGTTAGAGATGCCATTTAAAGACAATGCTAATTTAGCCGACCCATTTGTGGGCTGGTCTCCAGAACGTTGCGTATATTTAGGTGAAGCGTCTTTAGTCGCGATGTTAGCTGTTGTTGAGCAGCTATAA
- a CDS encoding response regulator transcription factor, with the protein MNNILLIEHSLSDKSDLGQQLSEQGYSVHRVNNAFDALVYMETTQLEAILLDYSVPKMDSFWLLVTRKPSTAIIVLADSRCELERINALELGADDYLAKPINIRELQLRLNVLHRRLQAPMNDNFNHDISFDDTSYTIRFAEKSLVLTQTEYRLFKYLFDRQGEVITKQELQRRVLHKELGRFDRNLDMHISNTRRKLVKRNLPRELINTVRGQGYSFNF; encoded by the coding sequence ATGAACAATATCCTACTCATTGAACATAGCCTCTCCGATAAAAGCGACTTAGGTCAACAACTAAGTGAGCAGGGTTATAGTGTTCATCGCGTCAATAATGCCTTCGATGCATTGGTTTATATGGAAACCACTCAGCTCGAAGCGATATTATTAGACTACTCAGTGCCCAAAATGGATTCCTTTTGGTTACTCGTTACCAGAAAACCTTCAACAGCTATTATTGTGCTCGCAGACAGTCGCTGCGAACTAGAGCGCATTAACGCTCTTGAGTTAGGTGCCGATGATTATCTAGCAAAACCAATCAATATACGTGAATTACAATTGCGTCTTAATGTTCTTCATCGGCGCCTCCAAGCACCAATGAATGATAATTTTAATCATGATATTAGCTTTGATGACACCAGTTATACGATTCGTTTTGCTGAAAAGTCCCTGGTGCTGACTCAAACAGAGTATCGCCTGTTTAAATATTTGTTTGATCGCCAGGGTGAGGTGATCACTAAACAAGAATTACAACGCAGAGTATTACACAAAGAGTTGGGCCGATTTGATCGTAATTTAGATATGCACATCAGTAATACACGGCGTAAATTAGTTAAACGCAATTTGCCACGCGAGCTAATTAATACGGTTCGCGGTCAAGGGTACAGCTTTAACTTTTAA
- a CDS encoding DUF885 domain-containing protein: protein MKKGLLPLAVSFALAALAGCSDNSMQQSDPQNSVNAQASTSAEKLNFNQYSQRFIDELWQLSPTWALYSGKHVNDGYLDIPNQASRDKTLAFVKQQQMAMAEFDPQSLSANELIDYKLLSNLVDSMQWEITRFKGWQWDPSNYNVAGGFAQIINEDFAPLDERLTSVIARLENVPAYYEAARNNISDPTLEHTQLAIMQNQGAFSVLSDALVQQVADSGLSTDQKALFTQRFDAATAAIKQHIEWLTALESKLTEKGARDLRIGETLYEEKFAFDIQSGMTAKQLYNKAVADKNQVQQEMAKLTDTLWSKYIDTPKPADERQAIRQLIDVLSSKHVKRENFVAEVRKQIPELIQFVNDKQLVTLDPNKPLVVRETPEYMRGFAGASISAPGPYDQGGNTYYNVTPLDNMSAESAESYLREYNHWILQVLNIHEAIPGHYTQLVYSNQSPSLVKSLFGNGAMIEGWAVYAERMMLEEGYGNFEPEMWLMYYKWNLRVICNTILDYSIQVNGMGEEQVIDLLENEAFQQRAEAEGKWRRATLSQVQLTSYYAGYREIYDFREQLKANQGDDFDLKQFHEQFLSYGSAPVKFIKQLMLEK from the coding sequence ATGAAAAAAGGTCTACTTCCTTTGGCGGTTTCTTTCGCTTTAGCCGCATTAGCGGGCTGTAGTGATAACTCAATGCAACAAAGTGATCCACAAAATAGCGTTAATGCGCAGGCTAGTACATCAGCAGAAAAATTAAATTTTAACCAATATTCACAAAGGTTTATCGATGAGCTGTGGCAATTGTCACCAACTTGGGCCTTGTATAGTGGTAAGCATGTTAATGATGGCTATTTGGATATCCCAAATCAAGCTAGCCGTGATAAAACATTGGCTTTTGTTAAGCAACAGCAAATGGCTATGGCTGAGTTTGATCCGCAATCCTTGTCAGCTAATGAGCTAATCGATTATAAACTGTTGAGTAATTTAGTTGATTCAATGCAGTGGGAAATTACTCGGTTTAAAGGTTGGCAGTGGGACCCATCAAATTACAATGTTGCCGGTGGATTTGCGCAAATTATTAATGAGGACTTTGCACCATTAGATGAACGCCTCACCTCAGTGATTGCCCGTCTTGAAAATGTACCTGCTTATTACGAAGCGGCACGAAATAACATTAGCGACCCAACTCTTGAGCACACTCAACTTGCGATTATGCAAAACCAAGGTGCTTTTTCGGTATTGTCTGATGCATTAGTACAACAAGTTGCCGATTCTGGCTTAAGTACAGATCAAAAGGCCTTATTCACTCAGCGCTTTGATGCCGCAACAGCAGCCATTAAACAGCATATTGAGTGGTTAACTGCACTTGAAAGCAAATTGACTGAAAAGGGCGCCCGAGATTTACGTATCGGTGAAACATTGTATGAAGAAAAATTCGCCTTTGATATTCAGTCTGGTATGACCGCAAAACAGTTGTACAACAAAGCGGTAGCAGATAAAAATCAAGTTCAGCAAGAAATGGCCAAGCTAACCGATACTCTTTGGTCAAAGTATATTGATACGCCAAAACCTGCCGATGAAAGACAAGCGATCCGTCAGCTCATCGATGTGTTATCTAGCAAACATGTTAAACGGGAAAATTTTGTTGCTGAAGTACGCAAACAAATTCCTGAGCTGATTCAATTTGTGAATGACAAGCAATTGGTAACACTTGATCCTAATAAGCCATTGGTTGTTCGTGAAACCCCTGAGTATATGCGTGGTTTTGCTGGCGCATCTATCAGTGCCCCAGGGCCTTATGATCAAGGTGGTAACACTTATTATAATGTGACGCCACTTGATAATATGAGTGCCGAGTCTGCTGAAAGTTACTTACGTGAATACAATCATTGGATCTTACAAGTGCTTAATATCCATGAAGCGATCCCAGGGCATTACACCCAATTGGTGTATTCAAATCAGTCGCCTAGTTTAGTCAAAAGTCTATTTGGTAACGGTGCCATGATAGAAGGTTGGGCTGTCTATGCTGAACGCATGATGTTAGAAGAGGGCTATGGTAATTTTGAGCCAGAGATGTGGTTGATGTATTACAAGTGGAACTTACGCGTTATTTGTAACACTATTTTAGATTACAGTATTCAAGTCAACGGTATGGGCGAAGAGCAGGTGATTGATTTACTTGAAAATGAAGCCTTCCAGCAACGTGCTGAAGCTGAAGGAAAATGGCGCCGAGCAACATTAAGTCAAGTACAGCTAACCAGTTATTATGCTGGTTATCGTGAGATCTATGATTTCCGTGAACAGCTAAAAGCCAATCAAGGCGATGATTTTGATTTAAAACAGTTCCATGAACAGTTTTTAAGTTACGGCAGTGCCCCGGTTAAATTTATCAAGCAGTTGATGCTAGAAAAATAG
- a CDS encoding DEAD/DEAH box helicase yields the protein MPFSTLGLRDTIVNALHEVGYSQPTPIQQQTIPVILRGKNLLAAAQTGTGKTASFVLPILERLADSEMQRKKRIRALILTPTRELAVQIQANIVHYAKFLPLTSFAIYGGVDEKPQKQALIDGVDILVATPGRLLDLYTQRAVHFDEVEVLVLDEADRMLDMGFIEDINKVIDKLPSERQSLLFSATLSNQVRALAKTAIKRPVEISVIADRDSAPKIEQWLTTVDKDKKSALLSHLIKTEEWNQALIFIETKQGAAKLVSQLEKRDISAECIHGGRSQPVREQILADFKSGNIKYLVATGIAARGIDIDDLSRVINYDLPFPADDYIHRIGRTGRAGAAGVAISFVSNDDFKNLCMIESRLGHLIERKVIEGFEPKKPIPISVLNFMPKSRQHKSTPDTDRPTLSLGKSKTAPADFRKTKTTKAATNTKGGKVNPWNI from the coding sequence ATGCCTTTTTCGACACTTGGATTACGCGACACGATTGTCAATGCCCTACATGAAGTGGGATACAGTCAACCAACACCAATCCAACAACAAACTATTCCGGTTATTTTACGGGGTAAAAACCTGCTTGCGGCCGCGCAAACCGGTACCGGTAAAACCGCCAGTTTTGTGTTACCAATATTAGAGCGCTTAGCCGACAGTGAAATGCAGCGTAAAAAGCGTATTAGGGCATTAATTTTAACCCCAACACGTGAACTGGCAGTGCAAATACAAGCCAATATTGTGCATTATGCTAAGTTCTTACCGTTAACATCATTTGCGATTTACGGTGGTGTTGATGAAAAACCGCAAAAACAAGCATTAATCGATGGTGTCGATATTCTGGTTGCAACCCCAGGACGTTTACTCGACTTATATACTCAACGTGCTGTGCACTTTGATGAAGTTGAAGTCTTGGTTCTGGATGAAGCAGATAGAATGCTCGACATGGGCTTTATTGAAGACATTAATAAAGTGATTGATAAGTTACCTTCTGAGCGCCAAAGTTTATTGTTCTCAGCCACCTTATCAAACCAAGTTCGTGCGTTAGCGAAAACGGCCATTAAGCGCCCAGTAGAAATTTCAGTGATTGCTGATCGCGATTCCGCACCAAAAATCGAACAGTGGTTAACTACGGTAGATAAAGATAAAAAATCTGCTTTATTAAGTCATTTAATTAAAACAGAAGAGTGGAACCAAGCGCTGATATTTATCGAAACCAAACAAGGTGCGGCCAAGTTGGTCAGTCAGCTCGAAAAACGTGACATTAGCGCTGAATGCATTCACGGTGGCAGAAGTCAGCCAGTGCGTGAGCAAATTCTAGCCGATTTTAAATCAGGTAATATTAAATACTTAGTGGCAACCGGCATTGCGGCCCGCGGTATAGATATTGATGATTTATCTCGTGTTATCAATTACGATTTACCTTTTCCTGCCGATGATTACATTCATCGTATTGGCCGAACGGGTCGCGCGGGAGCTGCTGGTGTGGCAATTTCTTTTGTGTCAAATGATGACTTTAAAAATCTGTGTATGATTGAAAGTCGTTTAGGGCATTTAATTGAACGCAAAGTCATCGAAGGTTTTGAACCAAAAAAACCGATCCCAATTTCGGTATTGAATTTTATGCCTAAGAGCCGTCAACATAAATCAACCCCCGATACTGACAGACCCACGCTTAGTTTAGGTAAGTCGAAAACGGCTCCAGCTGATTTTAGAAAAACCAAAACCACCAAAGCAGCGACAAACACTAAAGGCGGTAAAGTGAATCCATGGAATATCTAA